In Desulfosediminicola ganghwensis, a single window of DNA contains:
- the clpA gene encoding ATP-dependent Clp protease ATP-binding subunit ClpA, whose translation MLSKTLEKSLIRSIREAKNHHHEYVTVEHLLYGLLYDDLASYIINECGGSIDTLKERLEKFFQGDVPTLSQSSQQEPTQTLAFNRVLQRAVAHVQSCGKKEVDSGDVLVSIFSEAESHAVFFLSSVGVGRMAVVNFISHEIPDGLQQEPLPHVPEGNEPKEAVKEDKALKEYTINLARYAEEGRLDPLIGRDMEVSRIMQVLCRRKKNNPLLVGEPGVGKTAMAEGLALRIYEDKVARQEGKEGAVPDLLQDVEIHLLDMGTLVAGTKYRGDFEKRLKSVVSAIENKQNAILFIDEMHTIVGAGATSGGSMDASNLLKPALQAGILRCIGSTTYEEYKNQIEKDRALSRRFQKIDIEEPSVEDTILILRGLQSKYEKHHQIRYSKNSIKSMAELSKRYINERFLPDKAIDVMDEVGSLFRLEGRLNSMVKVGDVEKVVSRIARIPAKSGSSSDYSSLKELAPQLRQVIFGQDEAIEAVVAAVKRSRAGLGNPDSPTGSFLFAGPTGVGKTEVARQLAQVLNVHFERFDMSEYMEKHAVARLIGSPPGYVGFDQGGLLTEAIRKHPYSVLLLDEIEKAHPDIYSILLQVMDHSTLTDNSGRKADFRNVIIIMTTNAGAREMATKSIGFVTSEGGKDTTVINRLFAPEFRNRLDSIVSFSKLGDEVVEKVVDKLMAELSEQLAEKKVSIRLSDSARTWLAKKGYDPNFGARPLRRLIMKEIGDVLTEEILFGQLSRGGEASVDLKDEKLTFHYTK comes from the coding sequence ATGCTGAGTAAGACATTAGAAAAATCATTGATTCGCTCCATACGTGAAGCAAAGAATCATCATCATGAATATGTCACTGTGGAGCATCTGCTCTACGGTCTGCTTTATGATGATTTGGCTAGTTATATAATCAACGAATGCGGTGGTTCCATCGACACCCTGAAAGAACGACTTGAGAAATTCTTTCAGGGAGATGTGCCAACGCTTTCCCAGTCAAGCCAGCAGGAGCCCACCCAGACTCTTGCTTTCAACCGCGTGCTGCAAAGGGCTGTGGCTCATGTACAGAGTTGCGGCAAAAAAGAGGTGGACAGTGGCGATGTGCTGGTCTCCATCTTCTCTGAAGCAGAATCCCACGCGGTGTTCTTCCTGAGTTCAGTGGGAGTCGGTCGCATGGCCGTAGTGAACTTCATCTCCCACGAAATTCCGGACGGTCTGCAGCAGGAGCCGCTCCCCCACGTCCCCGAGGGTAACGAGCCCAAGGAAGCCGTCAAGGAAGACAAAGCGCTCAAGGAATATACCATCAATCTCGCCCGCTATGCAGAAGAGGGGCGTCTTGATCCTCTGATCGGCCGCGACATGGAGGTCAGCCGTATCATGCAGGTGCTCTGCCGCCGCAAAAAGAACAACCCTCTCCTGGTCGGTGAACCCGGTGTTGGTAAAACCGCCATGGCTGAGGGGTTGGCACTGCGCATCTATGAGGATAAGGTTGCCAGGCAGGAAGGCAAAGAAGGTGCGGTTCCCGACCTGCTGCAGGATGTTGAGATTCACCTGCTCGATATGGGTACCCTGGTGGCCGGCACCAAGTATCGTGGTGACTTCGAGAAACGGTTGAAAAGCGTGGTCTCTGCCATTGAGAATAAGCAAAACGCCATTCTCTTTATCGATGAGATGCACACCATCGTCGGTGCCGGAGCCACCTCCGGCGGCTCCATGGATGCCTCCAACCTGCTGAAACCTGCACTGCAGGCTGGAATTCTGCGTTGCATAGGTTCCACCACCTACGAGGAGTACAAGAATCAGATCGAAAAAGATCGTGCTCTCTCCAGACGCTTCCAGAAAATAGATATCGAGGAACCATCTGTTGAAGACACCATCCTTATTCTGCGCGGTCTGCAGAGTAAGTATGAGAAGCACCACCAGATCAGGTATTCGAAGAACTCCATCAAGTCCATGGCCGAGCTGAGCAAACGTTACATCAACGAGCGCTTCCTGCCGGACAAGGCCATTGACGTCATGGATGAGGTTGGCTCCCTGTTCCGCCTTGAGGGCCGCCTGAACTCCATGGTCAAGGTTGGCGATGTCGAGAAGGTAGTCTCGCGTATCGCCAGAATCCCGGCCAAGAGCGGCTCCAGTTCCGACTACAGCTCCCTGAAAGAGCTCGCCCCACAGCTTCGTCAGGTTATCTTCGGCCAGGACGAAGCCATCGAGGCTGTGGTTGCAGCGGTGAAACGCTCCCGGGCCGGTCTCGGCAACCCGGACTCACCCACCGGCAGCTTCCTCTTTGCCGGCCCCACGGGTGTTGGTAAGACCGAGGTGGCCAGACAACTCGCCCAGGTGCTGAACGTACATTTCGAGCGCTTCGACATGAGTGAGTACATGGAAAAGCATGCCGTAGCACGATTGATCGGCTCGCCTCCGGGCTATGTCGGATTCGACCAGGGCGGCCTGCTCACCGAGGCCATTCGCAAGCACCCCTACTCGGTGCTGCTGCTTGATGAGATCGAAAAAGCCCACCCCGATATCTACTCCATTCTGCTACAGGTGATGGATCACTCCACACTCACCGACAACTCCGGCAGAAAGGCGGATTTCAGGAATGTGATAATCATTATGACCACCAATGCGGGTGCCCGTGAAATGGCAACCAAGTCCATCGGTTTCGTCACCAGCGAAGGAGGCAAAGACACGACAGTAATAAACCGCCTCTTCGCACCGGAGTTCCGAAACAGGCTTGATTCCATCGTCAGCTTCTCCAAGCTTGGCGACGAAGTGGTCGAGAAGGTTGTCGACAAACTGATGGCAGAACTCAGCGAGCAGCTTGCTGAAAAGAAAGTGAGCATCCGTTTAAGCGACAGCGCCCGCACCTGGCTGGCCAAGAAGGGATATGACCCCAACTTCGGTGCCAGACCGTTGCGCCGCCTGATCATGAAAGAGATCGGTGATGTCCTCACCGAGGAAATTCTCTTTGGTCAGCTCTCCAGAGGTGGTGAGGCCAGCGTCGATTTAAAAGATGAAAAACTCACTTTTCACTACACAAAATAA
- the clpS gene encoding ATP-dependent Clp protease adapter ClpS, whose amino-acid sequence MPERNDDRQSSVVTKDRIEITEPPLYKALLHNDDYTSMEFVISILENIFHKSQEEATRIMLNVHEKGIGIAGIYTREICETKIAIVHELARKNEFPLRCSMEKA is encoded by the coding sequence ATGCCTGAAAGAAACGACGACCGCCAGAGTTCTGTGGTTACCAAGGACAGAATCGAAATAACGGAGCCACCACTCTACAAAGCATTACTGCATAATGATGATTATACCTCCATGGAGTTTGTGATTTCCATCTTGGAGAATATTTTTCACAAGTCCCAGGAAGAAGCCACTCGTATTATGTTGAATGTGCATGAGAAAGGCATCGGAATAGCAGGAATCTATACCCGAGAAATCTGTGAAACCAAGATAGCCATCGTCCATGAACTGGCTCGAAAAAACGAGTTCCCCTTACGTTGCTCCATGGAAAAGGCGTAA